One Bombus fervidus isolate BK054 chromosome 2, iyBomFerv1, whole genome shotgun sequence DNA segment encodes these proteins:
- the Sog gene encoding chordin short gastrulation isoform X3, protein MYCIKCECIPVQKKRRIVARVHCRNIKNECPELTCKEPVLLPGRCCKSCPGDFSSDIVQDLPAQLTSEEEERSLKHFGTLLTGKTSQILRRDEPSPTSMYNSAYNYLATGRFTFHRKNLYYSFYLSTSTPRPRNIQFIDGSGSILEEQTIDPIGGVYQNATGKLCGVWRRVPRDYRKLLREERLHVSFIWEPSATLTGQLSRYRALSTEQYSSLLEPTMGVDRSLMSGAGATAIVSASSASAPSIHVSLVFNGVFLPNDVSEVPLIVQLEHMEKDYVVLREEIIVKKPSNELNFGEVRSALSGADLRLLTRGKLSISIMSRKDPQALRLAGVVGPRANCEMYQTLLISETPSAASGLAWAFLDRAGSLRYGVQLIGLEEESPLVTLVDEGGKRRTELEDLTPSLVDGLANGSLERPGPRFLEPLFNGELAVVAASHVGSMLRGRLLQRPVADAKDTAAPVLLRRLSQEPLNPGPVGLVWTAVDLDCSLHYELEIAGFPQTSSTNSHEPRTLRLYLETMPLVVQGAPVARRLLEEFTGYVLEGSVTGLSPVELYRIESGIGFLEVTDKQAERILKAPFKARAPLSCLPHYADNDVASVVAYNLYPPRSDIETGACFHETRFYEEGTQWTSSTDPCYMCHCHRGLPQCDPMPCPVLTCAEGKQLRPASGHCCPICSSPGINMNATGKNVSSVTRGCTLAGQFHLPGASWHPYLPPMGFDTCAVCTCDPVTLEVKCPRVQCPPLDCDEKIAFRPSKKACCRQCPAMTPSTIAGVGGDTTRLPRDQAAPSTRRTAEDILASGGCKYPLGGPYENGMEWHPRIHSHGEMKCVKCRCKNGEVRCDRKRCPRALCNTIAHQIKRGEYVADGDDCCTVQCRRARRHHRNNHHPARHSVTPRELS, encoded by the exons GTAGCGACATAGTGCAGGATTTGCCAGCGCAATTGACCtccgaggaagaggaacgaagtCTAAAAC ATTTTGGGACACTTTTAACTGGCAAAACATCTCAGATACTACGTCGCGATGAACCCAGCCCAACATCAATGTACAACAGTGCTTATAACTATCTGGCTACAGGTCGTTTCACATTTCATCGCAAAAATCTGTACTATTCCTTTTATTTGTCAACATCCACTCCTCGTCCAAGAAACATACAATTTATCGATGGATCGGGAAGTATTCTAGAGGAACAGACGATCGATCCTATTGGTGGAGTGTATCAAAATGCTACAGGTAAACTTTGCGGGGTATGGAGGAGGGTCCCTCGAGATTACAGGAAACTGCTGCGCGAGGAACGCCTGCACGTGTCCTTTATATGGGAACCGTCGGCTACCTTGACTGGACAGTTGTCCCGTTATCGCGCCTTGTCCACGGAACAGTATTCTTCCTTGTTGGAGCCCACAATGGGAGTGGATCGCTCGCTGATGTCAGGTGCAGGAGCTACCGCCATAGTTTCAGCGTCCTCAGCATCAGCGCCATCTATCCACGTATCTTTGGTATTCAATGGCGTCTTTCTACCTAACGATGTCTCCGAAGTACCACTAATCGTCCAATTGGAACACATGGAGAAGGATTATGTAGTTTTACGGGAGGAAATAATAGTGAAGAAGCCGTCGAACGAATTAAACTTTGGGGAAGTTCGGAGCGCCTTATCTGGGGCGGACCTTCGTTTATTAACAAGAGGAAAGCTCTCTATTAGCATAATGTCAAGAAAAGATCCTCAGGCACTTCGATTAGCTGGGGTAGTGGGTCCACGTGCCAACTGCGAGATGTATCAAACTTTGCTGATCTCAGAAACACCTTCAGCAGCTTCTGGATTGGCCTGGGCGTTTTTAGATCGCGCTGGTTCGTTGCGTTATGGCGTTCAGTTGATTGGATTGGAAGAAGAGAGTCCTTTGGTAACTTTAGTAGATGAAGGAGGTAAACGTCGCACCGAATTGGAAGATCTGACGCCTTCTCTCGTTGATGGTTTAGCTAATGGATCCTTAGAGCGTCCAGGACCACGATTCCTTGAACCCTTGTTTAACGGAGAACTTGCAGTTGTTGCTGCCTCGCACGTTGGATCTATGCTGCGTGGCCGACTACTACAGAGACCTGTAGCCGATGCTAAAGATACTGCTGCACCTGTTTTGCTCAGAAGACTGTCCCAGGAACCTTTAAACCCTGGTCCAGTTGGTCTGGTCTGGACAGCTGTTGATCTAGACTGCTCTTTACATTACGAGCTTGAAATTGCTGGCTTCCCTCAAACGTCTTCCACAAACAGCCACGAACCACGTACCCTCCGACTTTATCTAGAAACCATGCCCTTGGTAGTTCAAGGAGCACCCGTAGCTAGGAGATTGTTGGAAGAGTTCACTGGATACGTTTTGGAAGGTTCTGTCACTGGACTCTCACCAGTCGAACTATACAGAATTGAATCTGGTATTGGTTTCCTTGAAGTAACCGATAAACAGGCTGAAAGAATTTTGAAGGCTCCGTTCAAAGCCAGGGCGCCGCTCAGCTGTCTTCCTCATTATGCGGATAACGATGTTGCCTCGGTGGTCGCGTATAATCTTTACCCACCTAGATCGGATATTGAAACTGGCGCGTGCTTCCATGAGACTAGATTTTACGAAGAGGGTACCCAGTGGACCTCCAGCACAGATCCGTGCTACATGTGCCACTGTCACCGTGGACTACCACAGTGCGATCCAATGCCTTGTCCAGTTCTTACCTGCGCCGAGGGCAAGCAGTTGAGGCCTGCTTCTGGTCACTGTTGTCCTATTTGTTCAA GTCCAGGGATCAACATGAATGCGACGGGGAAAAATGTCAGTTCGGTGACAAGAGGTTGCACACTGGCTGGCCAGTTCCATCTACCAGGAGCGTCATGGCATCCATATTTGCCACCAATGGGCTTCGACACTTGCGCAGTTTGCACGTGTGAT CCCGTTACGCTAGAGGTGAAATGTCCGCGGGTGCAGTGCCCGCCATTGGATTGCGACGAGAAGATCGCCTTCAGACCCAGTAAGAAGGCATGTTGCAGACAGTGTCCGGCAATGACGCCTAGCACGATCGCAGGAGTTGGGGGCGACACGACACGTTTACCACGGGACCAGGCGGCGCCATCCACCAGGCGCACTGCTGAGGACATATTGGCTTCCGGCGGTTGCAAGTATCCCCTCGGTGGTCCGTATGAGAACGGCATGGAGTGGCATCCACGAATCCACTCGCACGGAGAGATGAAATGCGTCAAGTGCAGGTGCAAG AATGGCGAGGTCAGGTGCGACAGGAAACGGTGTCCACGGGCGCTATGCAACACGATCGCGCACCAGATAAAACGCGGCGAGTACGTGGCAGACGGTGACGACTGTTGCACGGTCCAGTGTCGCCGGGCGAGACGTCATCATCGTAACAATCATCATCCAGCTCGGCATTCGGTGACACCACGTGAACTCAGCTGA
- the Agxt gene encoding alanine-glyoxylate aminotransferase, whose protein sequence is MQREWNQLAVRKYPPKILQTKLQLPIKTLTSPGPTNCSKRVLQSLQNQIIGHLNPEICQLMDEIKEGLQYVFQTNNRLTLALSVSGHGGMEACLTNLLEPGETVLIVQHGIWGKRAANMATRIGANVKLIEKEHTAAVTLKQLETALQMYSPVAVFMVQAESSTGLKQPLEGFGDLVHRYDALLIVDTVASLCGEPFFMDSWGIDAVYSASQKVLGAPPGLAPISFSARAEKKLFQRKTKPMSYYLDMTLLGNYWKCFGNENRLYHHTISATLIYGLREALAEIAEEGLQASWIRHAGAAARLRKGLELRGLRSYVKIPQYQLSTVILIELPPGVDDRIIVQRCMQKYKVEISRGLESTEGKILRIGLLGINATPKKVDLILRALDDALRYVSLSKL, encoded by the exons ATGCAACGCGAATGGAATCAATTGGCTGTTCGCAAGTACCCACCAAAGATACTTCAAACCAAACTACAGTTACCGATAAAAACTCTAACGAGCCCCGGGCCGACTAATTGTTCGAAGCGAGTTCTTCAATCTCTTCAGAATCAAATTATAGGCCACCTTAATCCGGAAATTTGTCAg TTGATGGATGAGATTAAGGAGGGTCTGCAATACGTATTTCAAACTAATAATAGACTCACTTTGGCGTTAAGTGTGTCAGGCCATGGCGGTATGGAGGCGTGCTTAACAAATTTACTTGAACCTGGAGAAACTGTGCTCATTGTCCAGCATGGAATTTGGGGTAAAAGAGCGGCTAACATGGCTACTCGAATTGGTGCAAAT gTAAAACTGATAGAAAAAGAACACACTGCTGCTGTTACGTTGAAACAATTGGAAACAGCTTTGCAAATGTACAGTCCAGTCGCGGTATTCATGGTACAAGCTGAATCTTCCACTGGTTTAAAACAACCATTAGAAGGGTTTGGCGATCTTGTTCACAG ATACGATGCTCTTCTTATCGTTGATACTGTTGCATCACTGTGCGGAGAACCGTTTTTTATGGATTCTTGGGGCATCGATGCAGTTTACTCAGCCAGTCAAAAAGTTCTCGGCGCCCCTCCAGGTTTGGCACCTATTTCGTTTAGTGCACGAGCTGA gaagaaattgtttcaaagGAAGACCAAGCCTATGTCCTATTACTTGGATATGACCCTTCTTGGAAATTATTGGAAGTGTTTTGGGAACGAGAATCGCTTGTATCATCACACCATAAGCGCTACGCTTATTTATGGTCTTCGCGAAGCGTTGGCGGAAATCGCTGAGGAGGGCCTGCAAGCATCTTGGATCAGACACGCTGGCGCAGCTGCCAGATTAAGGAAGGGTCTTGAATTACGGGGTCTTCGATCTTATGTGAAAATTCCACAGTATCAATTATCTACGGTTATCTTGATAGAACTGCCACCTGGCGTCGATGATAGAATCATTGTACAACGTTGCATGCAAAA GTACAAAGTGGAAATCAGCAGAGGTTTAGAATCGACTGAAGGAAAAATTTTGCGAATTGGATTGTTAGGGATTAACGCTACGCCCAAAAAGGTCGACCTTATTTTGCGTGCTCTAGATGATGCTTTGAGATACGTGTCACTATCGAAGCTATAG